From Drosophila suzukii chromosome 2R, CBGP_Dsuzu_IsoJpt1.0, whole genome shotgun sequence, a single genomic window includes:
- the sbb gene encoding serine-rich adhesin for platelets isoform X2, giving the protein MESMRRNEANTSHHPNKVALNSSNVATESNIKNNKLLANLSAAGAATATATATTGTAAAATTTSTATTANQALNFNNKTKATTTTAAAASANNQRSNHNNNNNNSSAIKKHTNTKLPGKSPACNSSSSSLSSSSSSNSSESKDTNFEYEDEWNIGGIPELLDDLDADIEKSAHSSGGGNQATALNAKQATSSSTSSSSSSKSGSSSTSSSAAAAAGSSSSSHKSHKTTLHSNLSATSPTTIKFTRQPVASGGANSSSSSSSSAAAAPSGGSANVVAKGSSSSSSSTSSSSSGKHHHHHHHHSNSSSSGSSSKGYKSALVAQLNSPSPLNSSSKSLSGSGSGSGNANGAAGAGAGSTLSSSTFAGFSKGGSLVSSSAGAAAATVAGSGQQNSKFSAGGMSSQTGSGSGGNNTSNNNNSSSGTGGSGSGSSAGNSGSGSGSNNNTNAGGPPSSQGGNSGSGSGNSSSSSSGKSSAKMSIDHQATLDKGLKMKIKRTKPGTKSSEAKHEIVKATDQQQNGALGAGSNNSANEDGSSGSGSSSTNASSLGGNNSSSSASSGSSSSSGSSSGSSKKHLNNASAGSGSSSSGGGSQNNAGGHASGGGSSGGSQSTPQGTKRGSSGHRREKTKDKNAHSNRMSVDKSAAAASAAGEKDTPEKGSGSGAGGSTCSCNGEVGAPCSHHACIRRAAHMSNSGGNSNSSGPAGQTGGSSSMSAVPPGVFTPSAGSPSGGSPSTVVPAAASLLAATGATSNNASQLASSNAGSVGGSGGGANAPGPPGKESAGSIKISSHIAAQLAAAAASNSYSGSVANSNQGQNSTSGGSGGSESKAGAAAQAKLMAPGMISATMHHTISVPAGSAGAGDEDTKSPPAKRAKHEAGASGTGGGKEMVDICIGTSVGTITEPDCLGPCEPGTSVTLEGIVWHETEGGVLVVNVTWRGKTYVGTLLDCTRHDWAPPRFCDSPTEELDSRTPKGRGKRGRSAGLTPDLSNFTETRSSVHSKLRNGATKGRGATRSASGNAAANSNSSSSGNGGGATPSTSPTAFLPPRPEKRKSKDEAPSPLNGDAADGASGGIGGAGGVNMVNASGIPISASGGGLATQPQSLLNPVTGLNVQISTKKCKTASPCAISPVLLECPEQDCSKKYKHANGLRYHQSHAHGAGGGASSMDEDSMQAPEEPATPPSPGVTSGTGAGASVTSTAPPATAPSAGQGTVAVAPNTPTANSSNPVTNGSAAPTTPATGSVSIAAPSATPSVVETQSTAPISAPPPATPPAPVPICAVTTPGAEQSASSVLPLGNLPLTTGPNAATQQQQPPTQQQQQLLAPGGSGPPSNLQQQQQPVAGGSITAGISGQALSQHQQQLMGGLPAMLSDQQQQALLQQGALKAGVLRFGPPDGNPMQQPGQPPVNPQTQQSPPRPPSHVQDQQTPSAYAQQAGLKTSPGFGSVSVNAAGSKQKKNRKSPGPSDFEGRVSREDVQSPAYSDISDDSTPVAEQELLDKSVGQVVAAKHIELMGKKPPEVGVVGVPPAPAPNMYVPGMYQFYPSQQQAPPPPQQQQQQPQYMVQTEPGKPPGLPPALTQAQQQQQMQQGPPPPTSQPPSHLLGPPGQQSVAAHLADYSGKNKDPPLDLMTKPQSQPGQQPPQQQQQGQQPGSENNGKEVVGPPTSQPGSQPPPVNLSAVSGPPPGALPPGLGGLSALGAAGLGGPGPGKGMPHFYPFNFIPPAYPYNVDPNFGSVSIVASEEAAKLGGHPGLPPSSQSQQLSGISIKEERLKESPSPHDQPKHMPPQQQVSLYIKSLSLPNLIKMCISDDCQQADQAGAHDQAGDQAGAQFKSGSATSATATAAGAAAPTATAATPAATAAACPASQGSAGTGRISHHLPAPLYESGGSAAGARRGPETVLHVHGATESGGRSCCRGSSERRQWRPATSSRYDAQG; this is encoded by the exons GTGGCCCTGAATAGCAGCAACGTAGCAACAGAAAGCAATATTAAGAATAATAAATTGTTAGCTAATTTAAGTGCGGCAGGAGCAGCTACAGCTACAGCAACGGCAACAACAGgaacagcggcagcagcaacaacaacatcgaCGGCGACAACGGCGAATCAAGCGCTGAATTTCAATAACAAAacgaaagcaacaacaacaactgcgGCAGCAGCATCGGCGAATAATCAGAGGAGCAaccacaataacaacaacaacaactccAGTGCGATCAAGAAGCACACAAACACGA AACTACCTGGCAAGAGCCCCGCTTGcaactcctcctcctcgtcgcTCTCCTCGTCGAGCAGCTCCAACTCGAGCGAGTCAAAGGACACGAACTTCGAGTACGAGGACGAGTGGAACATTGGCGGCATACCAGAGCTGCTGGACGACTTGGACGCGGACATCGAGAAGTCGGCGCATTCTTCGGGTGGTGGCAACCAGGCTACCGCGCTAAATGCCAAGCAGGCAACCAGCTCCTCCACATCCTCCTCATCATCCTCTAAGAGCGGATCTTCATCCACGTCATCCtcagcagcagcggcggcgggatcatcatcatcgtcgcATAAATCGCACAAGACCACATTGCACAGCAATTTGTCGGCCACCTCGCCAACCACAATTAAGTTCACACGCCAGCCGGTGGCCAGTGGCGGAGCTAACTCCTCCTCCTCATCATCCTCATCAGCAGCTGCAGCGCCCAGTGGTGGCAGTGCGAACGTGGTGGCCAAGGGATCATCCTCTTCCTCGTCCTCCACATCCTCCTCTTCTTCGGGGAAGcatcatcaccatcaccaCCATCACTCGAACTcgagcagcagcggcagcagttCCAAGGGCTACAAGTCTGCTTTGGTGGCTCAACTGAACAGTCCGAGTCCACTGAACAGTAGCTCCAAGTCCCTGAGTGGATCGGGGAGTGGAAGCGGGAACGCAAACGGTGCAGCGGGAGCTGGAGCCGGCAGCACATTGTCATCCTCGACATTTGCCGGGTTCTCCAAGGGCGGCAGCCTAGTGTCCTCGtcggcaggagcagcagcagctacAGTGGCTGGCAGTGGACAACAGAACTCCAAATTCTCCGCTGGCGGCATGTCCTCGCAAAcgggcagcggcagcggcggcaacaacacaagcaacaacaataacagcaGCAGCGGAACCGGAGGCAGCGGCTCGGGCAGCAGCGCAGGGAACAGCGGAAGCGGTAGCGggagcaacaacaacacaaacGCCGGTGGGCCGCCGAGTTCGCAAGGCGGCAACAGCGGAAGCGGTAGCGGTAACAGCTCCAGCTCCTCCAGTGGTAAATCGAGCGCAAAGATGTCCATAGACCACCAGGCGACGCTCGACAAAGGACTCAAAATGAAGATCAAGCGCACCAAGCCGGGCACCAAGAGCTCGGAGGCCAAGCACGAGATTGTGAAGGCCACCGACCAGCAGCAGAACGGAGCCCTGGGCGCCGGATCCAATAACTCGGCCAACGAGGATGGGAGTTCCGGCTCCGGTTCCAGTTCCACCAACGCGTCTTCCCTGGGAGGCAATAATTCGTCGAGCAGTGCAAGTAGCGGCAGCTCCTCCAGTAGCGGCAGTTCGTCGGGCAGCAGCAAGAAGCACCTGAACAATGCGAGTGCCGGGAGTGGCTCCTCCTCGTCCGGAGGAGGGAGCCAGAACAATGCCGGTGGCCATGCCAGCGGAGGAGGCTCCTCTGGCGGCAGTCAGTCCACGCCGCAGGGCACTAAGCGCGGCAGTTCGGGTCATCGGCGAGAGAAGACCAAGGACAAGAACGCACATTCCAATCGCATGTCCGTGGACAAGTCGGCGGCAGCTGCCTCAGCGGCAGGAGAGAAAGATACGCCAGAAAAGGGTTCCGGTTCGGGAGCTGGAGGATCAACCTGCTCCTGCAACGGAGAGGTTGGAGCGCCGTGCTCTCACCACGCCTGCATCCGGCGCGCCGCACACATGTCCAACTCCGGTGGCAACTCGAATTCGAGTGGCCCAGCTGGCCAAACCGGTGGTTCATCTTCCATGTCGGCAGTGCCACCGGGTGTGTTCACACCATCAGCGGGCTCACCCTCGGGCGGATCACCTTCGACAGTGGTGCCAGCGGCAGCCTCTCTACTGGCGGCTACCGGAGCCACATCCAACAACGCCTCCCAACTGGCCAGCAGTAATGCCGGCAGCGTGGGGGGATCGGGAGGAGGTGCCAATGCACCCGGACCGCCGGGAAAGGAGTCCGCCGGCAGCATTAAAATCTCCTCACACATTGCCGCCCAACTGGCAGCGGCTGCCGCTTCCAATAGTTACAGCGGGAGTGTCGCCAACTCGAATCAGGGCCAGAACAGCACTTCCGGCGGCAGCGGCGGATCGGAGAGCAAGGCAGGTGCTGCGGCGCAGGCCAAGTTGATGGCACCCGGCATGATCTCAGCCACCATGCACCACACGATCTCGGTGCCGGCTGGCAGCGCAGGAGCAGGCGACGAGGATACCAAATCGCCACCCGCCAAAAGGGCCAAGCACGAGGCCGGAGCTAGCGGAACAGGCGGCGGCAAGGAGATGGTAGACATCTGCATCGGTACCTCGGTGGGCACCATCACCGAACCGGACTGCCTGGGACCTTGCGAACCGGGGACCTCCGTAACCCTCGAGGGGATCGTGTGGCACGAGACCGAGGGCGGCGTTCTCGTGGTCAACGTCACGTGGCGGGGAAAGACCTACGTGGGCACTTTGCTCGACTGCACCCGACACGATTGGGCTCCTCCAAG ATTCTGTGATTCACCAACTGAAGAATTAGATTCTCGAACTCCAAAGGGACGCGGCAAGCGCGGACGTAGTGCAGGTCTCACGCCCGACCTGAGCAACTTCACCGAGACCAGAAGCTCG GTGCACTCAAAGCTACGCAATGGTGCCACCAAGGGACGCGGAGCGACGCGCAGTGCCTCTGGCAATGCGGCAGCCAATAGCAACAGCAGCTCGTCGGGCAATGGAGGCGGGGCCACGCCCAGTACATCTCCTACAGCGTTCTTGCCGCCGCGTCCTGAGAAGCGCAAGTCCAAGGACGAGGCGCCTTCACCGCTCAATGGCGATGCGGCGGACGGAGCGTCTGGCGGTATTGGCGGAGCTGGTGGAGTGAACATGGTGAACGCCAGCGGCATCCCCATCTCGGCCAGCGGCGGTGGCCTGGCCACGCAGCCGCAAAGCCTGCTCAACCCGGTCACCGGCCTCAATGTGCAGATCAGCACCAAGAAATGTAAGACTGCCTCGCCCTGCGCGATCTCCCCGGTTCTGCTCGAGTGTCCCGAGCAGGACTGCAGCAAGAAGTACAAGCACGCCAACGGGCTGCGCTATCACCAGTCCCATGCCCACGGAGCGGGCGGTGGTGCAAGCTCCATGGACGAGGACTCGATGCAAGCGCCCGAGGAGCCGGCCACGCCTCCCTCTCCTGGAGTTACAAGTGGAACGGGAGCAGGAGCATCTGTCACATCAACAGCACCCCCAGCGACGGCGCCATCAGCGGGTCAGGGAACCGTGGCAGTAGCCCCGAACACGCCCACCGCCAATTCCAGCAATCCCGTCACCAATGGCAGTGCTGCACCCACGACACCAGCTACTGGATCGGTATCCATTGCCGCTCCTAGTGCCACCCCCTCTGTGGTAGAGACGCAATCTACAGCGCCAATTTCTGCACCCCCACCAGCCACTCCACCAGCTCCAGTACCCATTTGCGCAGTGACTACACCTGGAGCAGAGCAATCTGCATCGTCAGTATTGCCGCTGGGCAATCTTCCACTGACAACAGGCCCAAATGCCGCgacacagcagcagcagcctcctacacagcagcaacaacaattgcTCGCCCCAGGAGGCAGTGGGCCGCCAAGCAacctgcagcagcagcagcaaccagTGGCCGGAGGCAGCATCACCGCTGGAATCTCTGGACAGGCTCTGTCACAGCACCAGCAACAGCTAATGGGTGGCCTGCCGGCAATGTTGTCcgatcagcagcagcaggcatTGTTGCAGCAGGGAGCAC TTAAAGCGGGAGTTCTGCGCTTTGGCCCTCCGGATGGAAATCCCATGCAGCAGCCAGGTCAGCCACCGGTAAATCCACAGACGCAACAGTCGCCTCCAAGGCCGCCGAGTCATGTCCAGGATCAGCAGACGCCATCGGCCTACGCTCAGCAGGCCGGATTGAAGACTTCGCCTGGATTTGGCTCCGTAAGCGTGAATGCCGCTGGCAGTAAACAGAAGAAGAACCGCAAGTCACCCGGACCTAGTGACTTTGAGGGCCGTGTTTCCCGCGAGGATGTCCAGAGTCCGGCCTACAGTGATATCTCCGATGACTCCACGCCCGTGGCCGAGCAGGAGCTGCTGGACAAGTCAGTCGGCCAGGTAGTGGCGGCCAAGCACATAGAGTTGATGGGCAAGAAGCCACCGGAGGTGGGCGTTGTTGGTGTCCCACCAGCTCCAGCTCCCAACATGTATGTGCCGGGCATGTACCAGTTTTACCCGTCTCAGCAGCaggcaccaccaccaccgcagcagcagcaacaacagcctCAATACATGGTACAGACGGAGCCAGGCAAGCCACCTGGATTGCCACCTGCATTGACACAAgctcaacagcagcagcagatgcaGCAGGGCCCTCCTCCGCCTACCTCACAGCCCCCAAGTCACCTGCTTGGTCCACCTGGTCAGCAGTCGGTGGCCGCTCACCTGGCGGACTACAGTGGCAAGAACAAGGATCCACCGTTGGATCTGATGACCAAACCACAGTCACAGCCAGGTCAGCAGCCTccgcaacagcagcagcagggcCAACAGCCAGGATCGGAGAACAATGGCAAGGAGGTCGTTGGACCTCCCACCTCGCAGCCGGGATCTCAGCCGCCACCGGTGAACCTCAGTGCAGTGTCTGGACCGCCGCCAGGAGCTCTGCCACCTGGTCTAGGTGGTCTCTCGGCGCTGGGGGCAGCCGGTCTAGGCGGTCCTGGACCCGGCAAAGGCATGCCCCACTTCTATCCCTTCAA CTTTATTCCGCCTGCGTATCCGTACAATGTTGACCCCAACTTTGGGTCAGTTTCAATTGTGGCTTCCGAGGAGGCCGCCAAACTAGGTGGGCACCCAGGTCTGCCGCCCAGCTCGCAGTCGCAGCAGCTGTCGGGGATTAGTATCAAGGAGGAACGCCTTAAGGAAAGTCCTAGTCCGCACGACCAGCCCAAGCACATGCCACCGCAGCAACAGGTTAGTCTCTATATCAAATCACTTTCTTTGCCGAATCTAATAAAAATGTGCATCTCAGATGATTGCCAACAAGCTGATCAAGCAGGAGCCCATGACCAAGCAGGAGATCAAGCAGGAGCCCAATTCAAATCCGGGTCAGCAACATCAGCCACCGCAACAGCAGCCGGCGCCGCAGCCCCAACAGCAACAGCTGCCACCCCCGCAGCCACAGCAGCCGCATGCCCTGCATCCCAAGGATCTGCAGGCACTGGGCGCATATCCCACCATCTACCAGCGCCACTCTATGAGTCTGGCGGCAGTGCAGCAGGCGCGCGACGAGGACCTGAGACG GTACTACATGTTCACGGGGCGACAGAATCAGGCGGCCGCAGCTGCTGCCGCGGCAGCTCAGAACGCCGCCAGTGGAGGCCTGCAACCTCATCCCGGTATGATGCACAAGGATGA